The proteins below are encoded in one region of Mycobacterium shinjukuense:
- a CDS encoding alpha/beta fold hydrolase yields MFNLAYDDNGTGEPVIFIAGRGGAGRTWHPHQVPAFLAAGYRCITFDNRGIGATENAEGFTTQTMVADTAALIESLNIAPARIVAVSMGAFIAQELMVVRPELVGAAVLMATRGRLDRARQFFQRAEAELYDSGTQLPPSYDAKARLLENFSRKTLNDDTAVADWIAMFSMWPIKQTPGFRCQLDVAPQENRLPAYRNIAAPVLVIGFAEDVVTPPYLGREVADALPNGRYLQIPDAGHLGFFERPEAVNAAALKFFASASPGL; encoded by the coding sequence GTGTTTAACCTGGCTTACGACGACAACGGCACCGGTGAGCCGGTTATCTTCATCGCCGGTCGCGGCGGTGCCGGACGCACCTGGCACCCCCATCAGGTCCCGGCGTTCCTGGCGGCCGGATACCGCTGCATCACCTTCGACAACCGCGGGATCGGGGCCACCGAAAACGCCGAAGGATTCACCACGCAGACCATGGTCGCCGACACCGCGGCGCTGATCGAATCGCTGAACATCGCCCCGGCGCGCATCGTCGCGGTGTCGATGGGCGCATTCATCGCCCAGGAGCTGATGGTGGTGCGGCCCGAGCTGGTCGGCGCGGCCGTGCTGATGGCCACCCGCGGGCGGCTGGACCGGGCCCGGCAGTTCTTCCAGCGCGCCGAGGCCGAGCTGTATGACTCCGGCACCCAGCTGCCACCCAGCTACGACGCGAAAGCGCGCTTGCTGGAAAACTTTTCCCGCAAGACGCTCAACGACGACACCGCCGTCGCCGACTGGATTGCGATGTTTTCCATGTGGCCGATCAAGCAGACCCCGGGGTTTCGCTGCCAACTGGACGTCGCGCCGCAAGAAAACCGGTTGCCCGCATACCGCAACATCGCCGCGCCGGTGCTGGTGATCGGCTTCGCCGAGGACGTGGTGACGCCGCCGTACCTGGGACGGGAGGTCGCCGACGCCCTACCCAACGGTCGCTACCTGCAGATACCCGACGCCGGCCATCTCGGGTTTTTCGAGCGGCCGGAGGCCGTGAACGCGGCGGCGCTGAAGTTCTTCGCCAGCGCGTCACCGGGGCTGTGA
- a CDS encoding amidohydrolase: MAAADVAITGTVLTVDDARPTAEAVAVADGRILAVGARSDIAGLIGADTRTIDVGDGCVMPGFVEAHGHPLMEAIALSDRIVDIRPVTIRDADQIVDAVRREAARRGPAGAYLNGWDALLQPGLPTPTLAWLDAIAPDGPLVIIHNSGHQAYFNSHAARRCGLSRDTPDPKGARYGRDANGDLDGSAEEIGAVFPLLGGAVQLADYPAMLRAECARLNRAGLTTCSEMAFDPTFKPLVERLRGELTVRLRTYEICNAALTTDAIPGEGDDTLRQVGIKVWVDGSPWIGTIALSFPYLDSDATRAAGIPSGSRGHANYTREQLTEIVAAYFPKGWPIACHVHGDAGVDTVLDVYEAALQQNPRDDHRLRLEHVGAIRPDQLRRAAALGVTCSFFVDQLHYWGDVLVDGLFGPERGSRWMPARSALAAGMRISLHNDPPVTPEEPLRNISVAATRVAPSGRVLAPEERLTVEQAIRAQTIDAAWQLFADDIVGSLRVGKYADLVVLSADPRTVPPERIADLEVRATFLAGRQVYPR, from the coding sequence ATGGCCGCCGCAGACGTCGCCATCACCGGAACCGTGCTCACCGTCGACGACGCGCGGCCCACCGCCGAAGCCGTCGCGGTCGCCGACGGCCGGATCCTCGCCGTCGGCGCCCGCTCCGACATCGCCGGGCTGATCGGCGCCGACACCCGAACGATCGATGTCGGCGACGGCTGTGTCATGCCGGGATTCGTTGAGGCCCACGGCCATCCGCTGATGGAGGCCATCGCGTTGTCGGACCGCATCGTCGACATCCGCCCGGTCACCATCCGCGACGCGGACCAGATCGTCGACGCGGTCCGCCGCGAGGCCGCCAGACGCGGGCCGGCCGGCGCCTACCTCAACGGCTGGGACGCGCTGCTGCAGCCCGGGCTCCCGACGCCGACACTGGCCTGGCTGGACGCCATCGCGCCGGACGGGCCGCTGGTGATCATCCACAACTCCGGGCACCAGGCCTACTTCAATTCGCACGCCGCCCGGCGGTGCGGGCTGAGCCGCGACACCCCCGATCCCAAGGGCGCCCGCTACGGCCGCGACGCCAACGGCGACCTCGACGGCAGCGCCGAGGAAATCGGCGCGGTGTTCCCGCTCTTGGGCGGCGCCGTCCAGCTCGCGGACTACCCGGCCATGCTGCGCGCCGAGTGCGCAAGGCTCAACCGCGCCGGGCTGACCACCTGTTCGGAGATGGCGTTTGACCCCACGTTCAAGCCGCTGGTCGAGCGGCTGCGGGGCGAGCTGACGGTGCGGTTGCGCACCTACGAGATCTGTAACGCGGCGCTGACCACCGACGCCATCCCGGGCGAGGGCGACGACACGCTGCGCCAGGTCGGCATCAAGGTCTGGGTGGACGGCTCGCCGTGGATCGGCACCATCGCGCTGTCGTTTCCCTACCTGGACAGCGACGCCACCCGCGCCGCCGGCATCCCGTCCGGCTCCCGCGGGCACGCCAACTACACCCGCGAACAGCTGACCGAAATCGTGGCCGCCTACTTCCCGAAGGGCTGGCCGATCGCCTGTCACGTGCACGGCGACGCCGGTGTCGACACCGTCCTCGACGTGTACGAAGCGGCGCTGCAACAGAATCCGCGCGACGATCACCGGTTGCGGCTGGAACACGTCGGCGCCATCCGGCCCGATCAACTGCGCCGGGCCGCCGCCCTCGGGGTCACCTGCAGCTTCTTCGTCGACCAGCTCCACTACTGGGGTGACGTCCTCGTCGACGGTCTGTTCGGCCCGGAGCGCGGATCCCGTTGGATGCCGGCCAGGTCCGCATTGGCCGCCGGAATGCGCATCTCGCTGCACAACGACCCGCCGGTCACACCCGAAGAGCCGCTGCGCAACATCAGCGTGGCCGCCACCCGGGTGGCGCCCAGCGGGCGGGTGCTGGCCCCCGAGGAGCGGCTCACGGTCGAGCAGGCGATTCGCGCGCAGACCATCGACGCCGCCTGGCAGCTGTTCGCCGACGACATCGTCGGTTCGCTGCGGGTCGGCAAGTACGCCGACCTGGTGGTGCTGTCGGCGGACCCGCGGACGGTGCCGCCCGAGCGGATCGCCGATCTGGAGGTGCGTGCGACGTTTCTGGCGGGCCGGCAGGTCTACCCGCGGTGA
- a CDS encoding 1,4-dihydroxy-2-naphthoyl-CoA synthase, whose product MAPFDPRVWRPVDGFDDLTDITYHRHVDDATVRVAFDRPEVRNAFRPHTVDELYRVLDHARMSPDVGVVLLTGNGPSPKDGGWAFCSGGDQRIRGRTGYQYASGETADTVDVARAGRLHILEVQRLIRFMPKVVICLVNGWAAGGGHSLHVVCDLTLASREHARFKQTDADVGSFDGGYGSAYLARQVGQKFAREIFFLGRTYTAEQMHRMGAVNEVVDHAQLEAVGLEWAAAINAKSPQAQRMLKFAFNLLDDGLVGQQLFAGEATRLAYMTDEAIEGRDAFLQKRPPDWSPFPRYF is encoded by the coding sequence ATGGCGCCCTTTGACCCGCGGGTGTGGCGACCCGTCGACGGGTTCGACGATCTGACCGACATTACCTACCACCGCCACGTCGACGATGCCACCGTGCGGGTGGCGTTCGACCGTCCCGAGGTGCGCAACGCGTTTCGCCCGCACACCGTCGACGAGCTCTACCGGGTGCTCGACCACGCCAGGATGTCCCCGGACGTGGGTGTGGTGTTGCTGACCGGCAACGGGCCGTCGCCCAAAGACGGCGGCTGGGCGTTTTGCTCCGGCGGCGATCAGCGGATTCGCGGACGCACCGGCTACCAGTACGCCTCCGGAGAGACCGCGGACACCGTTGACGTCGCCCGCGCCGGCCGGCTGCACATCCTCGAGGTGCAGCGGCTGATCCGGTTCATGCCCAAGGTGGTCATCTGCCTGGTCAACGGCTGGGCGGCCGGCGGCGGGCACAGCCTGCACGTGGTGTGCGACCTCACCCTGGCCAGCCGTGAGCACGCCCGGTTCAAACAGACCGACGCCGACGTCGGCAGCTTCGACGGCGGTTACGGCAGCGCCTACCTGGCCCGGCAGGTGGGCCAGAAGTTCGCCCGGGAGATCTTCTTCCTGGGTCGCACCTACACCGCCGAGCAGATGCACCGCATGGGCGCGGTCAACGAGGTCGTCGACCACGCCCAGCTGGAGGCGGTGGGCCTGGAATGGGCGGCCGCGATCAATGCGAAATCGCCTCAGGCGCAACGGATGCTGAAGTTCGCCTTCAACCTGCTCGACGACGGGCTGGTGGGTCAGCAGCTGTTCGCCGGCGAGGCCACCCGGCTGGCCTACATGACCGATGAGGCCATCGAGGGCCGGGATGCGTTCCTGCAGAAGCGGCCCCCGGACTGGAGCCCGTTCCCGCGCTACTTCTGA
- a CDS encoding SDR family oxidoreductase produces the protein MSKSPLRRLTEQITLAGMRPPVSPQLLINRPAIKPVDLHGKRILLTGASSGIGEAAAEQFARSGAVVVAVARRRDLLDRLADRITTSGGAAISAPCDLSDMDAVDALVADVDNRIGGVDILINNAGRSIRRPLGESLDRWHDVERTIVLNYYAPLRLIRGLAPGMLERGDGHIINVCTWGVLTEASPLFAVYNASKAALSAVSRTVETEWGRRGVHSTTLYYPLVATPMIAPTRAYDGMPALTAQEAARWMVTAARTRPVRIAPRMALAAKALNTVGPRWLDAIVGRRGSRPDDTH, from the coding sequence GTGAGCAAGAGCCCGCTGCGCCGGTTGACCGAACAGATCACCCTGGCCGGCATGCGGCCCCCGGTCTCGCCGCAGCTGCTGATCAACCGGCCCGCCATCAAACCGGTCGACCTACACGGCAAACGCATCCTGCTCACCGGCGCATCCTCGGGCATCGGGGAGGCCGCGGCCGAGCAGTTCGCCCGCAGTGGCGCCGTGGTGGTGGCCGTCGCCCGCCGCCGCGATTTGCTCGACCGACTGGCCGATCGGATCACGACCTCGGGCGGCGCGGCGATATCGGCCCCCTGCGACCTTTCGGACATGGACGCCGTCGACGCACTGGTCGCCGACGTCGACAACCGCATCGGCGGGGTCGACATCCTGATCAACAACGCCGGCCGGTCCATCCGGCGGCCGCTGGGCGAGTCGCTGGACCGCTGGCACGACGTCGAGCGGACCATCGTGCTCAACTACTATGCGCCGCTGCGGCTGATCCGCGGGCTCGCACCCGGGATGCTCGAGCGCGGCGACGGCCACATCATCAACGTCTGCACCTGGGGCGTGCTGACCGAGGCCTCACCGCTGTTCGCCGTGTACAACGCGTCCAAGGCCGCACTGTCCGCGGTGAGCCGGACCGTCGAAACCGAGTGGGGCCGCAGGGGCGTGCACTCCACCACGCTGTACTACCCACTGGTCGCCACGCCGATGATCGCACCCACGAGGGCCTACGACGGGATGCCGGCGCTGACGGCGCAGGAGGCCGCGCGGTGGATGGTCACCGCGGCGCGCACCCGACCGGTACGCATCGCACCGCGGATGGCGCTGGCGGCCAAGGCGCTCAACACCGTCGGCCCGCGCTGGCTGGACGCCATCGTGGGGCGGCGCGGCAGCCGGCCCGACGACACCCACTAA
- a CDS encoding maleylpyruvate isomerase family mycothiol-dependent enzyme, which translates to MSDIWPTIAAERGALADDLAGLTPAQWDTPSLCAGWTVRDVVAHLSSTAALTPPKFFVGMAKAGFNFDRFANGQIARHRGPDPAGTLNAFRSRQHATSAPPGPKVSWLGEIVIHGADVRRPLGIAHTYAPGAVRRVIDFYKRSNLLSGAKKRIAGLALHATDEQWQHGRGQRVEGPLLSLLLAMTGRDVAGDDLTGPGVQTLRSRC; encoded by the coding sequence ATGTCCGACATCTGGCCCACCATCGCCGCCGAGCGCGGCGCGCTGGCCGACGACCTCGCCGGGCTGACGCCGGCGCAATGGGACACGCCGTCGCTGTGCGCGGGGTGGACGGTCCGCGACGTGGTCGCGCACCTGTCGTCGACCGCCGCGCTGACGCCGCCCAAGTTCTTCGTCGGCATGGCCAAGGCCGGGTTCAACTTCGACAGGTTCGCCAATGGCCAGATAGCCCGGCATCGCGGCCCTGATCCGGCCGGCACCCTCAACGCATTCCGCAGCCGGCAGCATGCCACCTCGGCGCCGCCCGGACCCAAGGTCTCCTGGCTAGGCGAGATCGTGATCCACGGCGCCGACGTGCGCCGTCCGCTGGGCATCGCGCACACCTACGCCCCCGGCGCGGTTCGTCGGGTGATCGACTTCTACAAGCGTTCCAACCTGCTCAGCGGCGCCAAGAAGCGGATCGCCGGGCTCGCCCTGCACGCCACCGACGAGCAGTGGCAACACGGCCGCGGCCAACGCGTCGAGGGCCCGCTGCTATCGCTGCTGCTCGCCATGACCGGCCGCGATGTCGCGGGCGACGATCTCACCGGACCCGGGGTGCAGACCCTGCGTAGCCGATGCTAG
- a CDS encoding VOC family protein, with translation MEILASRMLLRPADYQRSLSFYRDQIGLAIAREYGAGTVFFAGQSLLELAGYPLQGDPDHSRGPFPGALWLQVRDIEATQAELAGRGVPITREARQEPWGLREMHVTDPDGITLIFVQVPEDHPLRVDTRLRTPPNVG, from the coding sequence ATGGAGATCCTGGCCAGCCGCATGCTGCTTCGGCCGGCAGATTATCAGCGCTCGTTGAGCTTTTACCGCGACCAGATCGGCCTGGCGATCGCCCGTGAATACGGGGCGGGCACAGTGTTTTTCGCCGGCCAGTCGCTGCTTGAACTGGCCGGGTATCCTCTCCAGGGCGACCCGGACCACTCCCGGGGCCCCTTTCCCGGCGCGCTGTGGCTGCAGGTGCGCGATATCGAGGCGACCCAGGCCGAGTTGGCCGGCCGGGGGGTGCCGATCACCCGCGAGGCGCGTCAAGAGCCGTGGGGCCTGCGCGAGATGCACGTCACCGACCCGGACGGGATCACGCTGATCTTCGTCCAGGTCCCCGAGGACCATCCGCTGCGGGTAGACACCCGTCTGCGCACTCCGCCGAACGTCGGGTGA
- a CDS encoding inorganic phosphate transporter, whose translation MNIELFLLIIVVVTALAFDFTNGFHDTGNAMATSIASGALAPKAAVVLSAVLNLIGAFLSTAVAATIAKGLIDANLVTLELVFAGLVGGIVWNLLTWLLGIPSSSSHALIGGIVGATIAAVGGHGVIWTGVVSKVIVPAVVATLLATLVGATGTWLVYRMTRGVTEKRTEAGFRRGQIGSASLVSLAHGTNDAQKTMGVIFLALMSYGAVSKTAALPPLWVIVSCAVAMAAGTYLGGWRIIRTLGKGLVEIKPPQGMAAESSSAAVILLSAHFGYALSTTQVATGSVLGSGVGKPGAEVRWGVAGRMVVAWLVTLPLAGLVGAITYWLVHLIGGYPGAIIGFTLLWLTSGAIWLQSRKARVDHTNVNADWKGNLTAGLESVPTAAPKPRPGPTQVRETMPPFDADGAITTRNAS comes from the coding sequence GTGAACATCGAGTTGTTCCTCTTGATCATCGTCGTCGTCACGGCACTGGCATTCGACTTCACCAACGGGTTCCACGACACCGGCAACGCCATGGCGACGTCGATCGCCAGCGGCGCCCTGGCGCCGAAGGCGGCAGTGGTCCTTTCCGCGGTGCTGAACCTGATCGGTGCCTTCCTGTCCACGGCGGTGGCGGCCACCATCGCCAAGGGTCTGATCGACGCCAACCTGGTGACCCTGGAGCTGGTGTTCGCCGGCCTGGTCGGCGGCATCGTCTGGAACCTGTTGACCTGGCTGCTGGGCATCCCGTCGAGTTCCTCGCACGCGCTGATTGGGGGCATCGTCGGCGCCACGATCGCGGCCGTCGGCGGACACGGGGTGATCTGGACCGGTGTGGTGTCCAAGGTGATCGTGCCGGCCGTGGTGGCCACACTGCTGGCCACCCTCGTCGGAGCGACCGGCACCTGGCTGGTCTACCGGATGACCCGCGGCGTCACCGAAAAGCGCACCGAAGCCGGCTTCCGGCGCGGCCAGATCGGCTCGGCGTCGCTGGTCTCGCTGGCGCACGGCACCAACGACGCGCAGAAGACGATGGGGGTGATCTTCTTGGCGCTGATGTCCTACGGCGCGGTCAGCAAGACCGCCGCCCTGCCGCCGCTGTGGGTCATCGTCAGTTGCGCGGTGGCCATGGCGGCGGGGACCTACCTGGGTGGCTGGCGCATCATCCGCACCCTGGGCAAGGGCCTGGTCGAGATCAAACCGCCGCAGGGGATGGCCGCCGAGTCATCGTCGGCCGCGGTCATTCTGTTGTCCGCGCACTTCGGCTACGCGCTGTCCACGACCCAGGTCGCGACGGGGTCGGTGCTGGGCAGCGGCGTGGGCAAGCCCGGCGCGGAGGTGCGCTGGGGGGTGGCCGGCCGGATGGTGGTCGCATGGCTGGTCACGCTTCCGCTGGCTGGGCTGGTCGGAGCCATCACCTACTGGCTGGTGCACCTCATCGGCGGATACCCGGGCGCGATCATCGGTTTCACCCTACTGTGGCTGACATCGGGCGCCATCTGGCTGCAGTCGCGCAAGGCGCGGGTCGACCACACCAACGTCAACGCCGACTGGAAAGGCAACTTGACGGCCGGACTGGAGTCCGTCCCAACAGCCGCCCCGAAACCCAGACCCGGTCCGACGCAGGTCCGCGAAACCATGCCGCCGTTCGACGCCGACGGCGCGATCACCACCCGTAACGCCTCATGA
- a CDS encoding DUF3349 domain-containing protein, producing MNRFLNSIVCWLRAGYPDGVPPTDSFAVLALLARRLTNEEVQVVANELMRRGEFDQIDIGVAITQFTDDLPSPEDIERVRERLAANGWPLDDARDSEDCV from the coding sequence GTGAACCGATTCCTTAACTCGATCGTCTGCTGGTTGCGCGCGGGATATCCCGACGGCGTTCCGCCGACCGACTCCTTCGCCGTGTTGGCCCTGCTGGCCCGCCGACTGACCAACGAGGAGGTCCAGGTCGTGGCCAACGAACTGATGCGGCGCGGTGAGTTCGACCAGATCGACATCGGGGTGGCGATCACCCAATTCACCGACGACCTGCCGTCACCGGAAGACATCGAGCGAGTGCGAGAACGGTTGGCCGCCAACGGCTGGCCCCTCGACGATGCTCGCGACAGTGAGGACTGCGTATAG
- the menE gene encoding o-succinylbenzoate--CoA ligase, producing MVVVGARQAAAPGVLRVGDRIDDDVALVVPTSGTTGAPKGALLTAAALTASASASHRRLGGPGSWLLALPPHHIAGLQVLVRSVVAGSVPVELDVSAGFDVTEVPSAVQRLGSGRRYTSLVAAQLAKALTDPAATDALAELDAVLIGGGPAPRPILDAAAAAGITVVRTYGMSETAGGCVYDGVALDGVRLRVLADGRIAVGGQTLAKGYRSPVDPDPFAEPGWFHTDDLGAVDDSGVLTVLGRVDEAISTGGLTVLPQPVEAALCAHPAVAECAVFGLADDRLGQRVVAAVVPSPGCPPPTLDALRAHVARTLEVTAAPRELHIVDALPRRGIGKVDRTALVRRFAAGGDQ from the coding sequence ATGGTCGTCGTGGGTGCCCGCCAAGCCGCCGCGCCGGGTGTCTTACGCGTCGGCGACCGGATCGACGACGACGTGGCCCTGGTGGTGCCGACGTCGGGCACCACCGGCGCACCCAAGGGCGCGCTGCTGACCGCGGCCGCCCTGACCGCCAGCGCGTCGGCCAGCCACCGCCGGCTGGGCGGGCCCGGCAGCTGGCTGTTGGCGCTGCCGCCGCATCACATCGCCGGCCTGCAGGTGCTGGTGCGCAGCGTGGTCGCCGGCTCCGTGCCCGTCGAATTGGACGTCTCCGCCGGCTTCGATGTCACCGAAGTACCGAGCGCGGTCCAGAGATTGGGCTCTGGTCGGCGATACACGTCGCTGGTCGCCGCCCAGCTGGCCAAGGCGCTCACCGACCCGGCGGCGACCGACGCGCTGGCCGAGTTGGATGCCGTGCTGATCGGCGGCGGGCCGGCTCCCCGGCCAATCCTGGACGCCGCGGCCGCCGCCGGCATCACGGTGGTCCGCACCTACGGAATGAGTGAGACCGCGGGCGGCTGCGTGTACGACGGTGTTGCGCTCGACGGGGTCCGGCTGCGGGTGCTGGCCGATGGGCGCATCGCGGTCGGCGGCCAGACGCTGGCCAAGGGCTACCGCAGCCCGGTCGACCCGGACCCCTTTGCCGAACCGGGTTGGTTTCACACCGATGACCTTGGCGCCGTGGACGATTCGGGCGTGCTGACGGTGTTGGGCCGTGTCGACGAGGCAATCAGCACGGGCGGGTTGACCGTGCTGCCGCAGCCCGTCGAGGCCGCGCTGTGCGCCCACCCCGCGGTGGCTGAGTGTGCGGTTTTCGGGCTCGCCGACGACCGGCTGGGCCAGCGGGTGGTCGCCGCGGTGGTACCCAGCCCGGGATGCCCACCGCCGACGCTGGACGCGCTGCGGGCACACGTCGCCCGCACCCTAGAGGTCACGGCCGCACCCCGCGAACTGCACATCGTGGACGCGCTGCCGCGGCGGGGCATCGGCAAGGTGGACCGCACGGCGTTGGTGCGCCGGTTCGCTGCCGGAGGCGATCAATAG
- a CDS encoding TIGR04282 family arsenosugar biosynthesis glycosyltransferase, translating into MTCLPVTVLVVARAPEPGRAKTRLAATVGDRVAADIAAAALLDTLDAVAAAPVAARVVALSGDLDTAAAAAEIRRRLTSFTVIPQRGDDFADRLVNAHADSGGEFTGYPVLQIGMDTPQVTAELLADCAGRLLAAPAVLGLADDGGWWVLGVRTPAAAECLRTVPMSRPDTGVLTLKALRDNGIDVAPVRRLADFDVADDVATVRAACGPGSRFARVTRAAGL; encoded by the coding sequence ATGACCTGCCTACCGGTCACCGTGCTGGTGGTCGCCAGGGCACCGGAGCCCGGCCGGGCCAAGACACGGCTGGCCGCGACGGTCGGCGACCGGGTCGCCGCCGACATCGCCGCGGCCGCGCTGCTGGACACCCTGGACGCGGTGGCCGCCGCACCGGTGGCCGCGCGGGTGGTGGCGCTCAGCGGCGACCTGGACACCGCCGCGGCCGCCGCCGAGATCCGGCGGCGCCTGACGTCGTTCACGGTGATCCCGCAGCGTGGCGACGACTTCGCCGACCGGCTGGTCAACGCCCACGCCGACTCGGGCGGTGAATTCACGGGCTATCCGGTGCTGCAGATCGGGATGGACACCCCGCAGGTCACCGCCGAGCTGCTGGCCGATTGTGCAGGCCGTCTGCTCGCGGCGCCGGCGGTGCTCGGGTTGGCCGACGACGGCGGGTGGTGGGTGCTCGGGGTGCGCACGCCGGCGGCCGCCGAGTGCCTGCGCACCGTGCCGATGTCGCGGCCGGACACCGGGGTGCTCACCCTCAAGGCGTTGCGTGACAACGGCATTGACGTGGCGCCGGTGCGGCGATTAGCCGACTTCGACGTGGCCGACGACGTCGCAACGGTCCGCGCCGCTTGTGGTCCGGGGAGTCGCTTCGCTCGGGTCACCCGGGCGGCCGGGCTGTAA
- a CDS encoding glycosyltransferase family 2 protein → MPDDAVTVVLPCLNEQESLPAVLAAIPAGYRALVVDNNSTDGTAAVAARCGAEVVAEPRPGYGSAVHAGVVAARTPIVAVIDADGSLDPGDLPRLVAELERGADLVTGRRRPVAGLRWPWVARVGTVAMSWRLRTRHHLPVHDIAPMRVARRDALLSLGVVDRRSGYPLELLVRAAAAGWRVVELDVSYGPRTGGRSKVSGSLRGSITAIVDFWKVIS, encoded by the coding sequence ATGCCCGACGACGCGGTGACGGTGGTGCTGCCCTGCCTCAACGAGCAGGAGTCGCTGCCGGCGGTGCTGGCCGCCATTCCGGCCGGCTACCGGGCCCTGGTGGTGGACAACAACAGCACCGATGGCACCGCCGCGGTAGCCGCCCGATGCGGCGCCGAGGTGGTTGCCGAACCGCGGCCCGGATATGGCTCGGCGGTGCACGCCGGTGTGGTCGCCGCGAGGACGCCGATTGTGGCGGTGATCGACGCCGACGGTTCGCTGGATCCCGGTGACCTGCCCAGGCTGGTCGCCGAGCTGGAACGGGGTGCCGACCTGGTGACCGGCCGGCGGCGCCCGGTGGCGGGGCTGCGCTGGCCGTGGGTCGCCCGGGTGGGCACGGTGGCGATGAGCTGGCGGCTGCGCACGCGGCATCACCTACCGGTACACGACATCGCACCGATGCGGGTCGCCCGCCGGGACGCGCTGCTGAGCCTGGGCGTCGTCGACCGACGGTCGGGATATCCGCTGGAACTGCTGGTCCGCGCCGCGGCCGCGGGCTGGCGCGTGGTCGAACTCGACGTCAGCTACGGTCCCCGCACGGGCGGCAGATCCAAGGTCAGCGGGTCGCTGCGGGGCAGCATCACCGCGATCGTGGACTTCTGGAAGGTGATCTCATGA
- a CDS encoding DUF7937 domain-containing protein → MRKQNLVRDLTAAALVVTALFVPWNLYFGFGIPDSKPPLFALLGLVTLLSLLSLAVPYAGPWMLSGAGFNPVAAGRLRLGFNVPYLLFVVAFIGYDGFETIRFGGTVHVPGGIGPGGWLGVAGAVLSAQPVIIRATDGDDRHHRRWLRTARFVGYASLFGAALSSGFNLCWRLRFALRGPGGALAFGTQNVTVAVTAVVYGVVAFVAVLVASRWILKGTQDARLTTLALGASTLVAGIIVWGLPIGREIDAFHGIAQNTSTAGVGYEGYLAWAAAAALFAPLTLFGPAKTRADQDVWAPAMRNGLLLIVVWCLGSVLMRITDLIVAVILNYPFSRYDSMTLAAFDLATAVLAVWLRVNLGNRALGARPIWSLCGLLFTLTVSRVILGIVLAPRFQQSPAVSPSPVYGNNLAQQITSTFDVVLCGLALGIAVAVIVTGRPRRPARPRRPPHDAPTAVLSRPAGSPRIFRSATPAPPPKIFRPPGNPS, encoded by the coding sequence ATGCGAAAGCAAAACCTCGTTCGCGACCTGACCGCGGCCGCCCTGGTGGTCACGGCGCTGTTCGTTCCGTGGAACCTGTACTTTGGGTTCGGCATCCCGGACAGCAAACCGCCCCTGTTCGCGCTGCTGGGGCTGGTGACGCTGCTGTCGCTGCTATCCCTGGCGGTGCCGTATGCGGGTCCCTGGATGTTGTCCGGCGCGGGTTTCAACCCGGTCGCCGCCGGCCGGCTGCGCCTCGGGTTCAACGTCCCCTATCTGCTGTTCGTGGTGGCGTTCATCGGGTACGACGGGTTTGAGACGATCCGGTTCGGTGGCACCGTCCACGTGCCCGGGGGTATTGGTCCGGGGGGATGGCTGGGGGTCGCCGGGGCGGTGTTGAGCGCGCAACCGGTGATCATCCGCGCGACCGACGGCGATGACCGCCACCACCGCAGGTGGCTGCGCACCGCCCGGTTCGTCGGCTACGCGTCGCTGTTCGGTGCGGCGCTCAGCTCCGGGTTCAACCTGTGCTGGCGGCTGCGGTTCGCGTTGCGGGGCCCCGGCGGTGCGCTGGCCTTTGGCACGCAAAACGTCACGGTCGCCGTGACGGCGGTGGTGTACGGCGTGGTGGCCTTCGTCGCGGTCCTGGTCGCGTCGCGGTGGATCCTCAAGGGCACCCAGGATGCCCGGCTTACCACGCTGGCGCTGGGAGCCTCGACGCTGGTCGCCGGGATCATCGTGTGGGGTCTTCCCATCGGCCGGGAGATCGACGCGTTCCACGGCATCGCGCAGAACACGTCGACGGCGGGGGTCGGGTACGAGGGTTATCTGGCGTGGGCGGCGGCCGCGGCGCTGTTCGCGCCGCTGACGCTGTTCGGCCCCGCGAAGACCCGCGCCGACCAGGACGTGTGGGCCCCGGCGATGCGGAACGGCTTGCTGCTCATCGTCGTCTGGTGCCTGGGCTCGGTGCTGATGCGGATCACCGATCTGATCGTCGCGGTGATCCTGAATTACCCGTTCTCCCGCTACGACAGCATGACGTTGGCCGCCTTCGACCTGGCCACCGCGGTGCTTGCGGTGTGGCTGCGCGTCAACCTCGGCAACCGGGCGCTGGGTGCGCGCCCGATCTGGTCGCTGTGCGGCCTTTTGTTCACCCTCACCGTCTCTCGCGTCATCCTCGGTATCGTGCTGGCGCCCCGGTTCCAGCAATCCCCGGCCGTCTCGCCGAGTCCGGTGTACGGAAACAACCTGGCCCAGCAGATCACCAGCACCTTCGATGTGGTGCTCTGTGGGCTGGCCCTGGGCATCGCCGTCGCCGTCATCGTCACCGGGCGCCCGCGCCGACCGGCCCGACCCCGGCGGCCGCCCCACGATGCGCCCACCGCTGTGCTGTCCCGGCCGGCCGGGTCGCCCCGGATCTTCCGGTCAGCCACCCCAGCGCCGCCCCCGAAGATCTTCCGACCGCCCGGCAACCCGTCCTAA